A stretch of DNA from Syntrophobacterales bacterium:
ATGCCGCTTTCGTATCCGTGCTTGATTGCCTTTATCTCCGAAACCGTGTCGGCGATCTCAATGAGCCCCGGCGACGCCCCGCGGCCGGTCAGCACGATGGTTGTGCCGGGGGCCGCCAGGCGAAGGGTGGCGAGGACAGCCTCTTCGTCAAGGAGATGCAAAGAGACCGCCACACAGACCTCGTCCAGGATTACCAGACCGAAACGGCCGGTCTGGAGATATGCAGCGGCCTGCTGGAGGCCCTGTTTTGCCGCCCGGCAGTGGTCGGCGAAGCGGGGGTCTGCCGGTCGGGGGACAAATCCGGCCCCGATCGTGATGATTTCGACATTCTCCATTTTTTTCAAAGCCGTGTATTCGCCTGTTTCCGTGTCCGCTTTCACGAACTGGATAACGGCGACCGCAATGCCGTGTCCATGCGCCCGGAGCGCCATTCCCAAAGCGGAGGTCGTCTTTCCCTTCCCCTCGCCGGTGAAAATCAGGATCCTGTTTTTATCGCCCATCATGCATCCCCTTTTCTCTCATAAGACAATGATTTTATATATCTCTTTCCTTTTTAACGTCGTCATAAGCTCCCCATCCAGGCGAGGGCGACCAAAGGCGGGATCAGTTCGGTCAGTTCACAGGCCGCGCCGAGCGTGTCCCCGGTATAGCCGCCGAGTTTCCTGCCAAGATAGACGGTAAACAAAAGCACGAACAAAAAGGATGATGCCGCGGCTATGACTCCGGCCAGTCCTCCCGCGAGGCCGCCGGTTGTCAGCAGAAAGATCAGAGCCCAGAGAAGAAAAAGAGTCGGGCGGTTTAACCGAAAAACACCGACGAGACCCTCCGGGCGCGCATAAGGAAGAACCGCTATTACGATCAGCAGGGCGCAGCGGCCGGCGACCGGCATCAGGAGCAGCGCCCAGAAACGGGCGGGGGAGGGGAGGGAGGCGATGGCGGCGATCTTCAGCGAAACAACGCAGACAATTGCGACTACTCCCATCGGTCCGGTACGGCTGTCCCGCATGATTTCGAGCATCCGTTCACGCGGGCGGGAGCTGAGCAGACCGTCTGCGGTATCGGCGAGTCCGTCCGTATGGAGCGCCCCGGAAAAAGCGATCAGCAGAATTGTCGCAAGCACGCTTCTGACCGGGAGCGGAAAGATAAAGCCCAATCCCCAGTCAATCGCCGACACCAGGAAGCCCACCATTAGCCCAATCAGCGGGAAAAACGGAGGTGCTTTTTGCAGGGCTTCTTTGTCGG
This window harbors:
- the cobO gene encoding cob(I)yrinic acid a,c-diamide adenosyltransferase; the encoded protein is MMGDKNRILIFTGEGKGKTTSALGMALRAHGHGIAVAVIQFVKADTETGEYTALKKMENVEIITIGAGFVPRPADPRFADHCRAAKQGLQQAAAYLQTGRFGLVILDEVCVAVSLHLLDEEAVLATLRLAAPGTTIVLTGRGASPGLIEIADTVSEIKAIKHGYESGIKAQRGVEF
- the cobS gene encoding adenosylcobinamide-GDP ribazoletransferase, which codes for MRGFFAALQFLTIFSLPRGLAPDKEALQKAPPFFPLIGLMVGFLVSAIDWGLGFIFPLPVRSVLATILLIAFSGALHTDGLADTADGLLSSRPRERMLEIMRDSRTGPMGVVAIVCVVSLKIAAIASLPSPARFWALLLMPVAGRCALLIVIAVLPYARPEGLVGVFRLNRPTLFLLWALIFLLTTGGLAGGLAGVIAAASSFLFVLLFTVYLGRKLGGYTGDTLGAACELTELIPPLVALAWMGSL